CTTGCAGAATTCTTTGTGATGAATTGAGTAAATTAGAATTTGAGTGGGTGAAAGATCGATTGGTGGCTATATTACTTTATCCTAATCGAGTTTTTATCTACCACAGATAATTAGGGCTTTTTGCAAATTGTGTTCGTAACTCTGATAATATGTTTGGATTAGCAATTAGGACCCTTGGTGAAGTATTATGGTCAACCTATAACTGAATCCTAGTCTATACATATTCCTACTCCTCCACCTTTTACTCTATCAAATTTTACTGATTTTTAAGCCATGTAAATGCTACTGAATATGATAATACTTTGGGTTGTACACTAGACTGGACTTAGGCACATCACTGAATATTAAAGAAGCAATCTGTGAGTTTTTTTAGTTGGTAGTTTCCGTTATTTAGTTTAATCAAGGCCAAGACCCTTTTTTTGGGATCACTTTTCAATTCTCCCACgccttccctcttcttcttgttttttttttctctccagtCCTTATGGCAAAAAAGTTACAATAATTGAATAATCAGAGATATTTTGAAGCGATTTAACCTTAGATAAAGATTATGTATTGCTTTGCTTTTAGGCAATCTTTTCTGTAGTCTAACTACTGTAACCTCTGGGCTGTTCAGTCTTTAGAATTACCATAATATTTTGATGATCTTGTTTATTGGGTCATAAAAATTGTTCTTATATGGGTTGACTACCAATCATCAAAATATTTTGTAAAAATTGGGTTCAGCTTGAAGAATACATACTTAATTTTTTTAGCCTTTAGGTATGTATTGGTTATTTTCCTTGCATTGGAGCAGCTAACTTGGTTCAATTTGTGCGAACATTGTGCATTGAGCAAGACTAAATGAAAGAGATGCTTGGACTGGACTGCATTGTCTGGCAAATTGATTCAACTTATATTTTTTCACACTGAAATTGCTTAGATTGGGGTTTAAGTGGAAAATAAACATTCAGCTGAAGATGAAACGGGTGCATTATAGAACACTGTACTGTATAGGGGTTATTGAACTAAGGGTTCTACAGTGTTTCATGAAGGTAAACTAAAGAATATGAAGAGAACAAGAAGAATTTAAagtgaaacacaagaaattacaTGACCAAACTCGCTATGCATAGAAGAATGGTATCCATGATACATATTATAAGTGCAATTTGGATTAAAATGCTTCGATGGCTTGGTAAATAGAGAATTCAATGAAGCTGTATAACCTTACAAGTCTTAGTGTTTAGTTtgatatattttattgattttgTTACACTTCATTGTTTAACCTTATCGATATAGTAACGATTTGGCTTGGAAACGTCAATATCAATATACATGCATGTTTAACCTTATCGATATAGTAACGATTTGGCTCAGACTTATCAATATCAATACACGTCCATGTTTAACCTTATCAATATAGTAACGATTTGGCTTGGAAACATCGAGTCAGTACATATATTTTCCAATCTATGGGCATATAATTTTCAGACGTTTAGTTTTCAGTTCAATATGATGGAACATGGTCAATATATACTTGTAACGGTAGACCTATTTCAATATTATAGTAGCGATTTCTATGCGGAAGTGTTAATAGTTGATATACGGAGTATTCAATATATGAGCAAGCAAAGTTACAACTTTTAGTCTAATTTATGCGagtagttgaatttacaaatgtCTAAGTCAATATTAAAATGCATGTAAATCAGTGTTAGCTAAAGTTTCTGTTCAATTTTTATCAACCATGTCTTTTTTTACAATAGTATATTCCTTTCAAGTATTATAGGTTGAATTTGAGCATGAGCCTTAACGCAacggtaaggttgctccattgtgacctAGGTGTCAGGATTTGAAACATTGGAAATAGCCTCTCCGCACTCGAGGTGgttgggggaggggggggggggggttggttAAGGCTGCATACGTATGACTTTCCCCAGACTTCGCAGTGGTGGGAGTCTTGTGCATCAGACCACTCTTTTTTAAGTATCATTGGTTTAATTTAAATTTCCATGTTGAATCAGCactaaaatttaaaaagtgTCAGATAATTTAGCTGTTTGTGCTATAAATCCTATAACATTGGCATTTACATGCAATTGAGATGACTTTGGTTTTTGGGAAATGATATGGAGTTGGCACCTAAAGTGCAGCTCTAAAAGTGGAATTCAATCTGATTTCAGGTAGCATATGTAGTTGACATTTGAAAGTTTTGACTTCATCTAGAGTTGGCGACCTTTACCAATTTCACAATGGATGGGTGGACTCAGTATCTCAAGTGCCAACACCATGTGCTTCATGAAATGCGTTATTCGATATGCTGATTGCATGAGATCCATGAAAGAACAGAAATAATGCTTTTGTGGCATACTACTATGCCTTTTTTTCACTCCAGCATTCAAGCATAGTGAGGTACGGAAGTGGCAGGAGGCCATTCATTGCTAAATTTTTATAGGCTAGGGCtttgtttaattaattttcaaatactctattttttaaaaaatatcagaATTCAAAGTGGAAAAGGCATGGCATTGCGATGTGgtctttttttatcaaaaaaccATGGAGTTTAAGAAGGACTttctaatttaataaattttggAACTGCAATTTTTCTCATTTTAGTATTATAACCAAGATCGGCGGAATCGTCCCGAACTGGGCGGTTCCGGCAACGAAAATGAGACCCGTTGCTGGAgccagagaaggagaaggaaagagagagtgaGCGGGGGAGGGATAAGGAGAGGTCGGGATgccggcggaggccgcggcAGGCGAGGCTGCGAACAGTTTTCCTGTTTCGAATGAAATAGGGGTCCGACCGCGGCTTAAAAAATTTTGCTTACcgatttcacttaaaaatcgcaaaGTTTTTTAAGCCGCGACCGGATTCATCTTTCATTCGAAACAGAAGAATCGGCCGCGGCCTCACCTGGCGCAGCCTCTGCTGGCCCCCTGCAGCCTCCGACGACCCTCCACTAGCGTCCGCCGGTCCTCCGCcagtcttcttccctctctcccccttctctctctctctctctctctctctctctctctctctctcttcctttcttccatgGTACCATGCCCTTTATCGATATAGGCCCGGCACGGTCCGTACCGACTCGTGCCACTGAAAAATTGGTACGGTGCCTGGTACCAGTTCTTCCGACCTTGATCATAGCAAAttagaataaaaaatatttctttattttccaGTCATCCACACTTCGTGTAAACTTTAGCTAATCGATTTTTTCATTTCTTGATGTAATTGAAACATTAATCTTGTGTTATTTTTGGGATGTGAAGTAATTCATTAGAGGTATTTAATATCTTATTCTACATCTTCTGCTCATGCATGTATTTAGCAGGTCTTGGAATGGAAATTAGATAAACTATGCGGGGAGGGTATACGGGACTGGATCCCTTATTCAAAACTAATCTATTTCTGTGGGAAACTGGGCAACATTCCATTTGCAATGAAGGTCTTCACATCAATGGAGGCCCAAGGGATTAGAACAAATACTTGCACTTTTAACGCTCTGGTTACTTCTTGCTTGTCAACTGGCAATGTAGTTACAGCTTTGAGCTTGTTCGAGATAATGGAGAGGAATGAGAACTGCAAGCCTGACTTGGCCACTTACAATGCGTTTGTATCCATGTATTCGAAATATGGAGATGGTCACAATATGGTGGGCTGGTACCTGGCTGGAAAGAAAGCTGGGTTTTCCCCAAATATTCAAACCTATGAGTCCGTTATAACAGGGTTTATCAGATTGGAGAAGTATGATGATGCTGACCGGTTTTATAAAGAAATGATGTCAAATGAAATTTTGCCTAATTTAACCATATTGGAGTCCAAACTTGAAGGGCTCTGTAAACAGAAGGATATGCATGGTATCAAAGAGTTTCTGAAGTTTGTTGTAGATGGAGGGTGGGAATTGAGTGAACCCATGGCTGAGAAGCTTGCAAGAATGTACAAGGAGTTGGGCCTGGTCAAAGAGATGGAACAGTTGCTTGGGCTCATCAAACCAACTCTAGATGTGGGTGTCTTGTCACGAATCCATTGTGGCATGATAAGATTGTATGCCCTATCAGATAGCTTGGATGACATGGAATATTCAGTTGGGAGGATGTTGAAGGCAGGAATGACGTTCACCTGCCCAGAAGATGTTGATGCAGTCATCTCTTCTTACTTCCGACAGCAGGCTTTCACTAGgctggatttgttcttggaccGGATACGTTGCTCATACAAGCTTGCAAAATCTACTTATGATCTCTTAGTTTCTGGGTACCGCAAATTTGACTTGCATGAGAGATTGGGTTTGATTGTAAAGGATATGAAAAATGTTGGGTATGCATAGTTTCTAACAGTTGGTTTCAGTTGATTGCTTGCTCTTCTTCAACATCTGGTGAAATTAAGGGTGCTAAAGGGAGCAGCGCTAATTGTGTTCGCCGACTGCAGTTAAAAGGCTTACAAGAGACTGCATGTATTTCGGGACTAAATCGATGACTGGTCTAAAGAACCGTTTATTTTCAGAGTGGTTTCTTGATGTATTGATATCTTGGCTGCTGATTGGTTCATAAATAATAATAGAGGCAGGTTTTTATAGCTTAAGTGTGCCTATATGGAACAGTTATTGCCATTTAATATGGAACAGTTATTGCCATTTGATTTTGCAGTGTACATCTATTAGCGAAACAAATCAACAAAAAGAAGCTATAGAGTGCACAGCTATGCAAAAGCAAGCATCAAACAGGCTATTTGTTTGAACAAGTAAATGTGAAATTACTTGCAGAAGAGCTTGATAGACAAAAATTTGGTACGCTATTAAATAGACTTCTTATCATCGGTTGAGTGATGTGGTTGTGATACCAAGCAAGTTTACTTGTTGAACggcttgaaaaagattgttaCCAAAAAGGCATTCAAAAAATGATGGGGTGAACCATGTGGAGACTCCTATTAGCAGTTTATATTCAAAGTCCGTTGAAAATCGTATCTATTGCCCTCCTCAATCAGCAGTTTAGCTCTTGTACCGATTTGATAgcattgattttctttttaaccTACTAATGCAGCATTAATGCTCAACTTAAAGTGGAATTGAGATATATGCGCAGGGGATCAGAAATAAATGTATATTGTTGTAGGGATTGCATAGAATGGTGTTATCTGAGGTTTGATCATCTTTTGCAGAGTCAACTGAGATATGTTGCCCAATTCTAGAGGATGAGAAACTTGTGTTTTTTTCTCAGAACAAATGATACTTTTCCTTTTTGCTAATTTAATTGGATGTTGTGTTTGGTGGAAGTTGTATGGCACTGTGCGAATAGTAAAACTTTCACCTACTTGTTTGAGGTCGTAATCCTGATATAGCTGTATTCTACTTGTTTATTTTGGCTTGCATTTACTCAAATCAGAATTATTCTTATGTTGCCTCCAAATTTTTGGATGAGTCTGAGCAGGAGCAGGTCGGTCATGCATTCTTTGCGAAGTGActttcctttttcctcttttgtGTGTTTGTCTAGTCCCCAAGATCATATACAGGGATGGTTGAACAGTTGGAAAAAACAAAGCAGTTCTTATTCAGATAAACTCTTGAAGGTGTGGATATATTTGGATGAATACTATCATGGTACTTTAGTTAATCCTCAAATTTGATTATTTAATCCTactaaaagaagaagatgatattTAATATGTTTATATCATTGTTATTTATAAACAACAGTGTATTGTAAAATTTGATCTCACAATCTATTTGATTGTTGGCTCTAGGTTTTGAAAATTTCCAATTGTTGGCTCTTAGATTTTCAAAGTTTGAATCAGTTCATAAGCGCAGTTCCTAACTGTGTAACAATTCGCCTATCTAGTTAGAGATGGTCCAATTTTCATATAATAAGAGCATCATAAGATGAAAGAAGCTTATTCTGAAGAAACACTCCCCTAAATACTATTTCACATTAAATATCAGTGCATATAAGGCAACATGATTGTCATTTAAATGTAGGAATGAATGAAGAGGGAAAAAGAAGTTTCCTTGCTTGAGACACAGAGAAAAAGAGAGGCATTCAACcaaccaaaaaacaaaaaaataaaaagaaacagaTCTTATTGAGGCCTATGGTTGCTTTATGTGATCTCTCTTTCTATGATCCAATTACATTTGGTCAACTcatgattgagtaattagagtCCAAAATCAATGGGCCAAGCTATTAGAtgtgatttattatttttaaattacttACACTATTGATTCATTGCTGACAAACTATTTTTGTTGCACATAAAAATAGAACAAAAAACAAATATACAGATCATCTTAAGATCAAAAAATTTATGGTCAATAGCTTGTCGGCACCTATCTCTTCAAGTGAGAGTTCTAAGTTCAAACCAGGTGATAGAATATTTTCAGAAAAGTTTATTGAAATTTATAAATGAGGCAAGGGTCGGGAGTGTATACTTCTACACCAAATAAGCCATTCAAAGACTCCCCAAATATGTAAGGCTCCCAAGTATGTGCTGCTATCAACTTGCCACTGGCAGTAGCATCCCAACTGTATTTctctgaaacaatgaaagcttTCTATAATTATTTTCTACAGACAAGTTCCTATTTTCATCTTCTACCTAGGATGATTATATCTGATCATTTCATCTAGAagagtaattaaaaaaaatgataaacagCAAAATCAAAAAGGTTTTAAACGACAACATGTTTCAGGTTGAATGCACATCTGCACCTTGTTTTTAATCTTTTAGAACTTATTATGCCAAATATGAGCATCCCAAAAATGTTTGCATGCATAATAAACATCATTGTTTCTTTTCAAATGGGCTTGCTCTCCTTGAACACTTCAAGCAGGGATTTATCAAGGATGATTTCATTACCAAAAAATCCAGACTTAACTGTCAATAATAGTCACAACTGGCGGAACATCCCCTGGTTTACCAATTGCAATAATTTACAAATTATGATTTATTACCATATTAATGTCATGATTCACTAAAAGCATCGGGACTCTTTTTCATCTAATTGCTAATTGAAAAAGTTACAAAAGTTctttgaaacaaaaaaaaagtatatgctACCACAAACTCATCAAGAAATACTAATTAACTTTCTGATCCAGAGTTCTGATTCTCTTTAGGAGAAGCCCATTGTTGGCAAGCACGGGATTTTGTCCATGGATCAAGAGGGACTCTCTGAGGTGGTTGTGGAGTTGGGGGTTTAGCCTCTCGGAGTTCATTTTCCCTGTCAACAAATCTGCATATAAATCCAGATATGTAAAAAATTAATACTTCATAGCTGATACTGAACATGTACATACTGCTGGACAATACAAAACACATTCAGCTGAGAACAGGAAGtattatttattgatatgtCATTCCTACCGTTGAGTGAAATCATATACCTTCTTCAAAGAAAAAAGAGTCATACATTATTTTTTCTTGTCTCGAATCATAAGTTGGAATCACATAAACTATTTTGATGTCATTTCATGTTTTTGTGTCTCAAAGGAATCATGACCTGAGTTGTTCAATCCTATATAGTGAGAATTAGACAAGCACTGGACCTAATGTTGGCACCGTAAGTGCATGAACAGTGTTAACACATGCTCTTGTACCAGATAGAAATATGCTAAAAAGTACAGGTGAATATGGTGTGGAATTACACCAGGGCAATGGTAGGTGCAACCATACAAGCTCATAAGAACTGTGTAAAAGATAGCGAGCACATGGTATGAGAAAGTTAGCTAATGAGCACTCCCAGAGCGAAACAGTTTTCACATCTCATCATCATGCTAATGGCCTGGGCATGCTTGGAGATGGTGGATAAGTTGCTTTGGTATCACTTATCAGTGAGTTCTACAACATGCACGATAAAGCCTGATATCAAGTTAAAACAGGTTTTCTAACGCAGCAAAATGAGATTTTGGCAAAATTCAGTCTTAGGTCTTTTGCTAACCTGTTGTGGTATAACTTGACTACCAACAAGTTCAGGTAGCATCTAATTTTGTGAGAAATGTTCGATGGCTAGATTGATTAAATTCAGCAGATGGGACTATTTTATTAATCAcgcaatttttctttcttctagaGCTTTTTAGCTTTTTCGTATGCTTGCTAAGGATGCTTCTTTTAGCTTGtgtactaaaatatttttctcaTTAAAACTTACTTCCCCAGCACTTTTCCAAAGGTAAAGGTCATATAAATTTTGGGACAGCTGTAACTGATGAGATAAGTTATGGCAGTGGATAGTCATCTGCAAGAAAGGATATCCACAAGAGATTTAAAATAAtgtaaaagaaaatagaaatcataAAAAGAAGAGGAATAAAGAAAATCCATAACAAATTTATAAGAAGAACGAGAAGActaaaggaagaaggaaaagtAATAGACTACAGTAATCATAAACACCTGAATTGCTTTCCTGTATTGTGACAAACACAACTCTACATGAGAATGACAGAGTATCCATGCATTCCATGAGATTTGAAAATGGAAGGCATAAATCATCCACCCTCCCATATAGCATGTGCTGAAGAGAATTAACATATATAAACATCCATGCATCATTCTCATGAAAAATAGATTACAAATTTTAGGAGaaacataaaaagaaaaggTAAATTACTCAATATATGCCATAGGTGCAGCATCCCCAACTCGTATGCGAGTCCGAAGTAATCTTGTATAGCCACCTGCTCGGTCTCtggttttcaaaagaaatttctTCCATAAAAAAGAGCAATATACTTGGAAGAATGGATCATACCGAATGTTAATAAATTAAATAGTTACTTATAGCGATAAGCCAGCTCTGTAAACAACTTATGAAGGACATCATCCCCACGAACAAAAGCAGAAGCACGACGTGCAGCAGCAAGTGTACCCTGAAAACAATCAAACTCAAGACTTAACATAACCGTGGCTATTACTGAGAAATGttatacaaaataaatatcagCTTTATTAATCATGCACCATACTAATCAAATAATACTGAAATGTTATTAGTTATAAAAGCATGCAGATTAAGTAAATGACAGATCTATCAGGAAGCAACTGTTCAACATGTTAGACAGCTGTTATGGGTGTCATGAGGATTTCAGACAAAGTGCTTGTCACGATATATATGAAGCAACTTTCCTTGCTCAAAAACATAAAACAGAGCAGAAGAAGAACAAAACTTGTGAAATAAAACCAAGTCAGAGGCATCTTGATCCACACCATAATGTACACATATGTCAGGTCTGTTTTCTTCACATTTGGATCTAGCTCTGGTATCATTTGACCCAGCATAAATGAATTGATCCTTTTTTCCTAAGAAGAAAACTATTGTTAATGGCAAATCTAGGAATAAGAAAAGAGAATAATGGCTCTCATCCTTTGCCACTAACAAGATAAGAGAGAACGGAGACCCCCAAAACTGATGCCTCAACTCGGTGATGAGGTAATGAAAAACAgaacagaaaaaaataaagaaagtacatattaaaaaaaacgTTGTCATATCAAAGTCTAAAGGTGATTGCAGAATAAACAAACATAAAGGAACCTAATAGAATCTGCAGACTTCTACATAATTATACAGGACATATATAACCTGATTAAGATGAGATCAAGAAAAAGCCAACATGAAATACAGAATCAAGCAGAACTTTGTTTTGAAGCAGCAAAGATAATCAAGCTGACAAGGTAATGAGGAAATCCCCAAGAAACTACAAATTGAGAGAATGAATAAACAATATATAGTATATAGAtagacaaataaataaatagatataaAGCTGGATCAATAACAGAAAGAAAATTAGCTTAAATAATATTAAAGCAGTCTAGTTAGTTGCAAATCTTCAAATGCCCACCTTCACTATAGGCCACTCAACTATTCTTCTGTTTTGATCTGTCCAGATCTCCCGACTCACTGCATGTGAAAGTATAAGTTTGGTCTTCCAACATCTTTATTATGACTTGGATTGTTTCAAGCATTCAATCCGGTTTCTTTGTTCCAATTAGCTGACAAAAATTGCAAACTTCTGTTGGCATTTGTACCAAATGCTATGAGACACGGCACCTTGTCAATTTGTCACCAACTCACCATGCCACAAAGAATGCCCTTCTTGTCACCTCTCAAGACCCTACTCAAGAGTTTATCACTAGTTATGTTCAATCTAGAATAGTTTTGCTTCTGAAAGCTCGTACTCTAGATAATTCCAGACTATCTTTTTGCTAGACATAATGCATCCATATCACTGAGAATACTTATAAGAAGGATTTAATGGAAGGACTCCAACTTGCTACCACTTTTAAACCCTAAAACATTCTGCCTCTTTTTGAGCTCTCTAAATCATAAAGAGTAGGTAGCGCTCTTCCACTTCAATATATTCTGTTTGAGAAGTACTCCATCATTCTCCTGCATATAATGGATATAATGTAACTTCCTCAGCTTGACGCACATATTCTTCCAAAACATcataatacatggctcaagtaTTCAGCATCTATTGATATTCTCCCAGATTTTTGACTTATCCATAGCAATCTTACCATCGCACAACCTTTCCTAATCACTGTTTAGTTACTTTTATCATATTCAAGACTCCAGCTTTTTCTCACAAAAATCCTAGTTCAACTCATTCAGTCTCTTAATCCCTAATCACCCTTTTTCTTAAAAACCATTTCCTTCCTTCATAAGAAGAAAAATTTATACAGTTTCTTCATATTAGAGTCATTCCAAATGCTCTTAGTTTAGTTGGCACTTACATTTAAGCCCACGAAACTAATATCTGATAAGCACGATGACTGGATAGACAAGTTTCAGAATAGTATATTCCCTCCAAAATGAAGGAAATCTACTCTTCCAGCATATGACATTTTATCCAATATTTCCATCATTCCCGTGCTTATTACATGTCCCCGACCCCAAGGAATCCCTCAATATGCTATCACAAGTTTTCATGCATCCCATATATGGGTAATAAGCTTGCCTGAACAATTACTCAAACATAGGTCAGCCACTCAAGAACAAATGAAgataaagtataaaacaaatcaATTTTGTCCAAATCAATTGCACTATCAAACAGTAACGTAAGTAAATTCCAGTCCTCATTGCTATGCTTTCTGATACATTATTGCGAGCATGGTAtgcggtaccggtcggtaccgaacATACCGTACTCGTACCGATggataccggtatcggtacgccaGTGTCGGTACGTCTGACGTACcacgtaccataccgtaccgacacttggTACGTCTATGTTAGTGCGGCACcagtacggggttcggtaccggtacggcgaaccttgattgCGAGCATGTCAGAATTTTAGTGCTAGAATCTATTATTAGTGTTACAATGTTGTAGCCATTTGGCTTGTCTACCACTAACCTCCGAAGTATTTTTGGTGTCTGATAATGTTAGCAATGCAAACTTGGCAGAATTTGATGGgtgaaaataattattaaagcaTAAAAGAAAGTATTTTGATAACCTCTTTGCCCAGCTGCACCATGTTGTCTGCAACACGACGAACTTCTTTTGCCTGCAATCATCCCAACAAATACGACTTCAGCTTAGTTTTCACTGGTCGAATGATCACCAACTGCCCGACGAAATGCCACACACCCCACCCCAACCGAAACAGCCATATCTCTACAACCAGTAAGAGGAGGGGAAGAAGTACCTTTGCGACGGTGGTTTCGATGCGTTCATGCTTCACCAACTGAGAGACCATCGTCCTGAAGGAAAGCTAGAGCTTGTCAAGAAAGAAAGACCAAActtaaaaggaggaggaggagaaatggAGTTACCTGAGCATAGAGACTCGGTGGGCCGCGGGGCGGCCGAGCTTCCGGAACTTGGTCATGGTGGTGGCGGTGACGGAGCCGGCGGCGAGATTGCTCTCGGTAGTCGTTTCCGGCTCCCTAGGTTTAAGATCTAGAAACCAGTTCAAATTTTGTGGTTTCGTCCAATTGCACGTGCATCTCACGTGCCACATGGTCTCCCATGAGGTAAATATTAtctcaaaattaataattataaatgtatccttataaaatacttgttgcatatatatatatatatatatatatatatatatatatatatatatatatatat
This portion of the Phoenix dactylifera cultivar Barhee BC4 chromosome 11, palm_55x_up_171113_PBpolish2nd_filt_p, whole genome shotgun sequence genome encodes:
- the LOC103696963 gene encoding pentatricopeptide repeat-containing protein At2g30780-like, whose product is MASISGVLAVARRRFCRQTPTSSLTVAANSLLAKLLRESEPGIKIALDAEEESLTAQRDASFWQPLIAALLSSAPRKAQLVLEWKLDKLCGEGIRDWIPYSKLIYFCGKLGNIPFAMKVFTSMEAQGIRTNTCTFNALVTSCLSTGNVVTALSLFEIMERNENCKPDLATYNAFVSMYSKYGDGHNMVGWYLAGKKAGFSPNIQTYESVITGFIRLEKYDDADRFYKEMMSNEILPNLTILESKLEGLCKQKDMHGIKEFLKFVVDGGWELSEPMAEKLARMYKELGLVKEMEQLLGLIKPTLDVGVLSRIHCGMIRLYALSDSLDDMEYSVGRMLKAGMTFTCPEDVDAVISSYFRQQAFTRLDLFLDRIRCSYKLAKSTYDLLVSGYRKFDLHERLGLIVKDMKNVGYA
- the LOC103696962 gene encoding 50S ribosomal protein L17-like; translation: MTKFRKLGRPAAHRVSMLRTMVSQLVKHERIETTVAKAKEVRRVADNMVQLGKEGTLAAARRASAFVRGDDVLHKLFTELAYRYKDRAGGYTRLLRTRIRVGDAAPMAYIEFVDRENELREAKPPTPQPPQRVPLDPWTKSRACQQWASPKENQNSGSES